Proteins co-encoded in one Natronorubrum daqingense genomic window:
- a CDS encoding DUF262 domain-containing protein, translating into MESGKKSLEELTTAGVFHIPDYQRYYSWKKPEWSDLWTDLSTLPDGKQHYFGTIIIQKTNETETAQQIDGYGGETEKNINLLIDGQQRLTSLTLLAKSMIEFLEQIAPKTAHEEEILNDVEEMRKKILVEDNIYFLKLLDGEDSEYLERIIDGRNLSEPERPSQRKMIEAKEYFDDQLEELWEQPEVEAIEIATELKQLWETILDLELMVYVVDAENPEKATLIFDSVNDRGRALSTFDKTKSFLMRMAYLAAEDEDDGQGTIRQIRQAFGQMYDDHQRMIDSPYIDDIEDDAVQRYHFITFFDWSDRQDHQTPAFLENLKSHVRSLREKDPEACLEYIQEYVESLERAFDNLGNILSHRKDDEIADLIDRIHKLRHATKFYPLLLKAWPHLDREGRRKLLDAIETYIFRVYAVGNHPTYTGRSSLQTLARDTTETSSINVWIHKIVNIMHRYENDSQFRRVLSSSDLYTNVTSQDLRYLFYFYNEHRAVDEGETGSISLDDAMGENYTIEHIWPQSPDELPIEEPGDYPSAQARYDAYKHRFGNLTLASKSWNSKWGNKDFQTKRDEGYEKSKLWVQWDLQDYDEWSVKSIGEREERLIQFVMDKWDTPRTHASAAEW; encoded by the coding sequence GGGTTTTCCATATTCCCGATTATCAACGGTACTACTCGTGGAAGAAACCAGAGTGGAGCGATCTCTGGACCGACCTGTCAACGCTACCCGATGGGAAACAACATTATTTCGGAACGATCATCATTCAAAAGACGAACGAGACAGAAACAGCACAACAAATCGATGGATACGGCGGTGAAACAGAGAAGAATATTAATCTCCTAATCGATGGTCAACAGCGACTGACCTCGCTTACACTATTGGCTAAGTCAATGATTGAATTTCTCGAGCAGATCGCGCCGAAGACTGCCCATGAAGAGGAAATACTCAACGACGTAGAGGAAATGAGAAAGAAAATCTTAGTCGAAGATAACATCTACTTCCTCAAATTACTCGATGGGGAAGATAGCGAATATCTTGAACGGATTATTGACGGTCGGAATCTTTCTGAACCAGAGCGCCCCTCCCAACGAAAGATGATAGAAGCAAAGGAGTATTTTGACGATCAATTGGAAGAGCTCTGGGAGCAACCAGAAGTCGAAGCGATCGAAATTGCTACTGAACTCAAGCAGCTCTGGGAGACAATTCTTGACTTGGAGTTGATGGTATACGTCGTAGACGCCGAAAACCCAGAAAAAGCGACGCTTATTTTCGACAGTGTAAATGACCGAGGGCGAGCATTGTCTACCTTCGACAAGACGAAGTCATTTCTCATGAGAATGGCTTATCTCGCAGCAGAAGACGAAGATGATGGACAGGGGACAATCCGTCAGATTCGTCAAGCGTTCGGTCAGATGTATGACGACCACCAGCGAATGATTGATTCTCCATACATCGACGATATTGAAGACGATGCGGTCCAGCGCTATCATTTTATCACGTTCTTCGATTGGTCCGACCGCCAAGATCACCAGACTCCAGCATTCCTCGAAAATCTCAAATCACACGTGCGTTCGTTACGAGAGAAGGACCCAGAAGCATGCTTGGAGTACATTCAAGAGTACGTCGAAAGCCTTGAGAGGGCATTTGATAATCTCGGGAATATTCTCTCACACCGGAAAGATGATGAGATTGCTGATCTGATTGACCGGATTCACAAACTACGCCATGCAACGAAGTTCTATCCGTTGTTACTCAAGGCGTGGCCTCATCTAGACCGTGAAGGTCGACGAAAACTTCTCGATGCCATTGAAACATACATTTTCAGAGTATACGCTGTTGGAAACCATCCAACTTACACTGGTCGATCATCGCTCCAAACACTGGCAAGAGATACGACTGAGACGAGTTCTATCAATGTGTGGATACATAAAATCGTCAATATCATGCATCGATACGAAAACGATTCACAGTTCCGACGAGTATTGTCGTCGTCTGATCTATACACAAATGTTACCTCACAAGATCTCCGATACCTCTTCTACTTTTACAATGAACACCGCGCCGTAGACGAAGGAGAGACAGGATCGATTTCGTTAGATGATGCAATGGGTGAGAATTACACTATCGAGCATATCTGGCCACAGAGCCCCGATGAACTGCCTATTGAGGAGCCAGGAGATTATCCAAGTGCCCAGGCGCGATATGATGCCTACAAACATCGCTTTGGTAATTTAACGCTTGCGAGCAAATCTTGGAACTCGAAGTGGGGGAACAAGGATTTCCAGACGAAACGCGACGAAGGATACGAGAAATCGAAGCTATGGGTACAGTGGGATCTCCAAGATTACGATGAATGGTCGGTTAAGAGCATTGGTGAGCGTGAAGAGAGATTAATACAGTTTGTGATGGATAAGTGGGATACTCCAAGGACTCATGCGAGTGCAGCTGAGTGGTAG